A genomic region of Cannabis sativa cultivar Pink pepper isolate KNU-18-1 chromosome 1, ASM2916894v1, whole genome shotgun sequence contains the following coding sequences:
- the LOC115707327 gene encoding uncharacterized protein LOC115707327, with amino-acid sequence METTTKPPMSKVTLKLLIDSKGQRVLFAEAGKDFADFLFTLLSLPVGTVIRLLSTNGMVGSIGNLYESFENLSSTYIQPNVNKDIILKPSNSALGGAETLLLFLTNDDAASSLAAKKVYVCPFQHNCNRRHVSDKPGAMCPTCNRAISHELPYVAAVAGGGGEGGPGSLGGDEGGFVKGVVTYMIMDDLQVKPMSTISSIAMLNQFHVKEVGSLVEKTVSVGLKEGLNLLKASLQTKTVLTSVFLGTSRRTTSSS; translated from the exons ATGGAGACCACTACAAAACCACCAATGTCTAAAGTTACACTAAAACTTCTAATCGATTCCAAAGGGCAAAGGGTTCTTTTCGCTGAAGCAGGAAAAGACTTTGCCGATTTTCTTTTCACGCTTCTTTCTCTGCCAGTAGGCACTGTGATAAGACTCCTCTCCACCAATGGCATGGTGGGATCCATTGGTAATCTTTACGAGAGCTTCGAAAACCTAAGCAGCACCTATATTCAACCCAACGTTAACAAAGACATTATTCTAAAACCAAGCAACTCAGCTCTCGGCGGTGCCGAAACACTACTTCTTTTCTTGACCAACGACGATGCTGCCTCCTCATTGGCTGCCAAAAAGGTCTACGTGTGTCCGTTTCAGCATAACTGTAACCGACGCCACGTGTCGGACAAGCCTGGAGCCATGTGTCCTACTTGTAATCGTGCCATCTCCCATGAGCTGCCGTACGTGGCTGCCGTGGCAGGTGGTGGCGGCGAAGGGGGTCCGGGGTCATTAGGTGGTGATGAAGGAGGGTTTGTTAAGGGTGTTGTTACGTATATGATTATGGATGATCTTCAAGTGAAGCCAATGTCTACTATTTCTAGTATTGCTATGCTTAATCAGTTTCATGTTAAGGAAGTTGGCTCTCTTGTGGAGAAGACTGTTTCGGTGGGCTTGAAAGAg GGGTTGAATTTACTGAAAGCATCACTGCAGACCAAAACTGTTCTCACCAGTGTTTTCTTGGGAACAAGCCGAAGGACAACAAGTTCATCTTAG